One genomic window of Manihot esculenta cultivar AM560-2 chromosome 16, M.esculenta_v8, whole genome shotgun sequence includes the following:
- the LOC122722118 gene encoding brassinosteroid-responsive RING protein 1-like, producing MGFFVEDSGVIGTHLLYKAALILAILRWALSWALKFRNIIHLPSSSADSLHQSPPLPSSRRIIEGLILTTFGDITERFSGACETCAVCLSQLKEHDEVRELRNCCHVFHKECIDRWVDHDHDHDHDDNHKTCPLCRAPLLTLSQSSAWIKSEPSWAVERILYLFGDDLLM from the coding sequence ATGGGTTTCTTTGTAGAAGATTCAGGTGTAATAGGAACCCATCTTCTGTACAAGGCAGCTCTTATTCTAGCAATCTTGAGATGGGCTTTGTCTTGGGCTCTCAAATTCAGAAACATAATCCATTTACCTTCCTCTTCCGCCGATTCTCTACACCAATCCCCTCCTCTCCCCTCTTCCCGGCGGATAATCGAAGGTCTGATCTTGACAACGTTCGGTGATATCACAGAGAGGTTTTCAGGAGCTTGTGAAACTTGTGCTGTTTGCTTGAGCCAGCTGAAAGAGCATGATGAGGTTAGGGAACTCAGAAACTGCTGCCACGTGTTCCATAAAGAATGCATTGATAGATGGGTTGATCATGATCACGACCATGATCATGATGATAATCATAAAACTTGTCCGCTATGTCGAGCCCCTTTGTTGACCCTTTCACAAAGCTCTGCTTGGATCAAGTCTGAGCCCAGTTGGGCTGTTGAGAGAATTCTGTACTTATTTGGAGACGATTTGCTTATGTAA
- the LOC110603674 gene encoding protein TIFY 3B, giving the protein MEAEADSYNEVKPKAGDCQEVSINKSVMDAATGADGDTGSLLLLRTNSSRPTAMATSGPNAAVPASDQLTIFYGGSVLVFDAIPAETAREIMLIAAAAAAAVKPAEVKKTVSGSPAGGTPVLTRSPSLQSATSALASPRAQPYPVHQGSSLCKLQAELPIARRHSLQRFFEKRRDRLCSKSPYPTPPATKMAETTKPDFSAEVSPDAGCLGKPLAPEKEIQPKVAANVA; this is encoded by the exons ATGGAGGCTGAAGCTGATTCCTACAATGAAGTGAAGCCCAAAGCTGGGGATTGCCAAGAGGTTTCCATTAATAAGAGTGTCATGGATGCTGCTACCGGCGCTGATGGGGACACTGGATCTCTCCTTCTTCTCCGAACCAACAGCTCCAG GCCTACTGCTATGGCAACATCTGGACCAAATGCTGCAGTCCCTGCCTCAGATCAACTTACCATCTTCTATGGTGGAAGTGTTCTTGTATTTGATGCAATTCCTGCAGAAACG GCTCGTGAAATTATGCTTATTGCAGCCGCAGCAGCAGCTGCTGTTAAACCTGCTGAGGTGAAGAAGACTGTTTCTGGCTCTCCAGCTGGTGGAACGCCAGTTCTTACCAGGTCTCCTTCACTACAAAGTGCTACAAGTGCTTTGGCTTCACCAAGAGCCCAGCCCTATCCAGTGCATCAAGGTTCCTCCCTTTGCAAATTGCAAGCTG AATTACCAATTGCAAGGAGACATTCTCTTCAGCGATTTTTTGAGAAGCGACGTGACAG ACTGTGCAGCAAAAGCCCATATCCCACTCCACCAGCAACCAAAATGGCTGAAACCACAAAACCTGATTTCAGTGCTGAAGTTTCACCAGATGCAGGCTGCTTGGGGAAACCTCTTGCAccagaaaaagaaattcaaccAAAGGTTGCTGCCAATGTAGCGTAA